The Sneathiella sp. P13V-1 genome includes a window with the following:
- a CDS encoding DoxX family protein: MSASSFIHNATTGIIALMSKIPDSLVNLSLRLGLAGIFWVSARTKVTDFLTITDNTYFLFEEEYQLPFFSVDFLVPLATYAEHILPLMLLFGFATRFAALGLFFMTLVIQIFVYPDAFLSTHLGWMALSLAIISKGPGSLSLDHLIAQKQSGQQAKDQPQGASLKA, translated from the coding sequence ATGAGCGCTTCCAGCTTTATTCATAATGCCACCACAGGCATCATCGCTTTGATGTCTAAAATTCCAGACAGTCTGGTCAATTTGTCACTGCGTCTTGGACTTGCCGGTATTTTCTGGGTGTCCGCACGTACGAAAGTCACTGACTTTTTGACCATTACCGACAACACCTATTTCCTTTTCGAAGAGGAGTATCAACTTCCCTTCTTCTCCGTGGACTTTTTGGTTCCACTGGCAACCTATGCAGAACATATTCTCCCATTAATGCTTCTGTTCGGGTTTGCCACGCGCTTTGCGGCACTTGGTCTTTTCTTTATGACACTGGTCATTCAGATCTTCGTCTATCCAGATGCTTTCCTCTCAACCCACCTTGGATGGATGGCGCTCTCCCTTGCCATTATCTCCAAAGGACCAGGAAGCCTGTCTCTGGATCACTTGATCGCTCAGAAACAATCGGGGCAACAAGCTAAAGATCAGCCACAAGGCGCTTCTTTGAAGGCTTAA
- a CDS encoding DNA-binding domain-containing protein produces MIEAFANAVTDLGANTPDDVVNTGGRFNTYRSNYFSSLIAVLTEQFPVTAELVGPEFFDALVQEYATQIPPTSPVMGIYGERFAEFLEGFEPVQQVPYLADVARLEWARATAKTVIALLPHQISSEDEILQAINFPAVISKGATLLHSPYPVGTIWANHQQETPAPIADWKAETVAVWQGEDDIQQVIVPEDELECFAEILEGAPFVNYLQQIEDEEQVAVKIGAFINYLNLGFLTL; encoded by the coding sequence ATGATAGAAGCCTTTGCCAATGCAGTCACGGATTTGGGTGCGAACACTCCTGACGATGTCGTCAACACTGGGGGCAGGTTTAACACCTATAGAAGTAACTACTTTTCGAGTCTGATCGCCGTCCTGACTGAGCAATTTCCCGTGACGGCAGAACTTGTTGGGCCCGAGTTTTTTGACGCTTTAGTGCAGGAATATGCAACTCAAATCCCACCAACCTCCCCAGTGATGGGGATATATGGGGAGCGGTTTGCCGAGTTCCTTGAAGGGTTCGAGCCTGTTCAGCAAGTTCCCTATCTTGCAGATGTCGCGAGGCTGGAATGGGCACGTGCGACCGCGAAAACGGTCATCGCATTACTGCCCCACCAGATTTCTTCGGAAGATGAAATTCTGCAGGCAATTAACTTTCCAGCTGTGATTTCAAAAGGGGCGACCTTGCTGCACTCCCCTTATCCAGTGGGAACCATCTGGGCAAATCACCAGCAAGAGACCCCCGCACCAATCGCGGATTGGAAAGCGGAAACCGTTGCCGTTTGGCAGGGGGAGGATGACATTCAACAGGTAATTGTTCCTGAGGACGAACTGGAATGTTTCGCGGAAATTCTAGAAGGCGCGCCTTTCGTAAATTACTTGCAACAAATTGAAGATGAAGAACAAGTCGCCGTGAAGATCGGCGCTTTTATCAACTACCTGAACCTGGGTTTCCTGACACTTTGA
- a CDS encoding DUF692 domain-containing protein yields the protein MYGKPIDIGDLTLNPTIRSGLPFGVGVGLKREHLPGLRDNPNQIQFVEVHAENFMDGGPQLELLKDISKIWPVSIHGVALSLGGEDPLDKDHLRRLKHLIDTIQPGSFSEHIAWSSHNGVYYNDLFPIPYNRRRLYHLADRIDRVQQILGTRMLVENPSSYVRFQSDTMFEADFIAELVDETSCGLLLDVNNLYVSAQNHGWDTKDWLSRIPVEAVGEIHLAGHEASEDDNGNSYLVDTHGSEVVEPVWTLYCELLSKIGPCPTLIERDNNVPPLGDLLNEVSAAQLLIDAAKERFQ from the coding sequence ATGTACGGCAAGCCCATTGATATCGGTGATCTGACTCTCAACCCCACGATCCGGTCGGGGCTGCCATTTGGTGTTGGGGTTGGCCTGAAGCGTGAACACCTTCCCGGGCTTCGGGACAACCCCAATCAAATTCAATTTGTGGAAGTTCACGCCGAGAACTTTATGGATGGTGGCCCGCAGTTGGAATTGTTAAAAGACATTTCAAAAATCTGGCCTGTGTCCATTCATGGCGTTGCGCTTTCCTTGGGCGGGGAAGACCCTCTCGATAAGGATCATCTCAGACGTTTGAAACATCTGATTGATACCATTCAACCCGGCAGCTTTTCAGAACATATCGCCTGGTCAAGCCATAACGGGGTTTATTACAACGATCTGTTTCCCATCCCTTATAATCGGCGCCGTTTGTATCATCTTGCGGATCGCATTGATCGGGTTCAGCAGATTCTTGGAACACGCATGTTGGTGGAAAATCCATCCAGTTATGTGCGCTTTCAATCAGATACCATGTTTGAGGCTGACTTTATCGCCGAGCTGGTGGATGAGACCTCCTGCGGTCTACTTCTGGATGTAAACAACCTTTATGTTTCTGCCCAAAATCATGGGTGGGATACGAAAGACTGGTTGTCTCGCATCCCCGTTGAAGCGGTGGGCGAAATTCATTTGGCCGGACATGAGGCATCCGAAGACGACAACGGTAATTCGTATCTTGTGGATACTCACGGTTCTGAGGTTGTGGAGCCTGTCTGGACACTTTATTGCGAGCTTCTGTCGAAAATCGGACCATGCCCAACATTGATTGAGCGGGATAACAACGTGCCGCCCTTAGGTGATCTGCTCAATGAGGTGAGCGCTGCTCAGCTTCTCATTGATGCAGCGAAAGAGCGGTTCCAATGA
- a CDS encoding DUF2282 domain-containing protein, with the protein MSMKKTMIISAALATVAAGLAVTDSAEARAKKEKCYGISLAGHNDCSAGPGTSCAGTSKKDYQTNAWKLVPQGTCTTIESPTSPTGFGQLAAFKEVKK; encoded by the coding sequence ATGAGCATGAAGAAGACGATGATTATTTCAGCCGCCCTTGCTACAGTTGCCGCGGGTCTTGCCGTGACTGACTCAGCAGAAGCTCGGGCCAAAAAAGAGAAGTGCTATGGTATTTCTCTCGCAGGACATAACGATTGTTCCGCAGGCCCAGGCACCTCCTGTGCAGGGACTTCCAAGAAAGACTATCAGACAAACGCCTGGAAACTAGTTCCACAGGGTACCTGCACAACGATTGAATCCCCCACTTCGCCAACTGGCTTCGGTCAGCTTGCAGCCTTTAAAGAAGTGAAGAAATAA
- a CDS encoding YHS domain-containing (seleno)protein, whose product MNKLSKRSLIAAIGLTMAAATVTLSSPSYAVVDNATSAVNTDEQFLAMQGYDPVAYFKSGGPQKGMKKFSVQHTGGNYYFASAENMKAFIANPEKYLPQYGGFCAMGTALGKKLDGDPNVWKIVDGKLYLNVNKDVSVAWNRNLNENIQTADDYWPELKHQTPASLNAN is encoded by the coding sequence ATGAACAAACTGTCTAAACGTTCTTTGATTGCAGCAATTGGTCTGACTATGGCTGCAGCGACTGTGACCCTCAGCTCCCCATCTTACGCGGTTGTTGATAACGCAACTTCTGCCGTGAATACAGATGAGCAGTTCCTGGCGATGCAGGGTTATGATCCGGTTGCTTACTTCAAATCCGGTGGCCCGCAAAAAGGCATGAAGAAGTTTTCTGTTCAGCACACTGGCGGTAACTACTACTTCGCCAGCGCGGAAAACATGAAAGCGTTTATCGCGAACCCAGAAAAATACCTGCCGCAATATGGTGGCTTCTGCGCAATGGGTACAGCCCTTGGTAAAAAACTCGATGGTGATCCAAATGTATGGAAAATCGTTGATGGAAAACTGTACCTCAACGTGAACAAAGACGTTTCTGTAGCCTGGAACCGTAACCTTAATGAAAACATCCAGACAGCTGACGACTACTGGCCAGAACTTAAGCACCAGACACCAGCTTCTCTGAACGCCAACTAA
- a CDS encoding cation transporter: protein MAGSCCQNEPKFDGASGGFRRALWIVIAINAIMFAVEMAAGALAGSQALQADALDFLGDTLTYGISLAVIGMSVKARSLAALFKGGSLALMGLWVFSSTAYQVLVLGVPNAPLMGGIGFLALAANMASVLILVRYKDGDANVRSVWLCSRNDAIGNVAVMLAAGGVAITGTAWPDLIVAGIMAGLFLWSAVQILTQAAQEYRHVEA from the coding sequence ATGGCGGGAAGCTGCTGTCAGAACGAGCCAAAATTTGACGGTGCCTCAGGTGGGTTTCGCCGGGCCTTGTGGATCGTTATTGCCATAAACGCCATCATGTTTGCCGTTGAAATGGCTGCGGGTGCCCTTGCCGGATCGCAAGCCTTACAGGCAGACGCCCTCGATTTTCTGGGGGACACCTTAACTTACGGAATAAGCCTTGCTGTTATTGGGATGTCTGTGAAGGCAAGATCCTTGGCGGCCTTGTTTAAAGGCGGCTCCCTTGCCTTGATGGGGCTTTGGGTCTTCAGCTCCACGGCCTATCAGGTGCTGGTCCTTGGGGTGCCAAATGCGCCGCTTATGGGCGGTATCGGCTTTCTTGCGCTCGCCGCCAATATGGCAAGTGTCTTGATCCTTGTCCGATATAAAGACGGGGATGCAAATGTGCGCTCCGTCTGGCTGTGCAGCCGAAACGATGCCATCGGTAATGTGGCGGTCATGTTGGCCGCAGGTGGTGTTGCAATCACCGGAACCGCGTGGCCTGACTTAATCGTCGCCGGAATTATGGCGGGGCTTTTCCTCTGGTCCGCCGTGCAGATCCTTACCCAAGCCGCACAGGAATACCGGCACGTAGAGGCGTAA
- a CDS encoding MerR family transcriptional regulator: MKYEHTIGQVAKSAGCKVQTIRYYEQIGLLPAPIRSEGNQRLYTDHDIHRLSFIRHARDLGFPLDAVRELISISDSPDHACDTADEIAAKQLADVRARIERLQALEKELSRMLDHCKGGKASDCLVLETLSDHSLCVTEDHKNPG, encoded by the coding sequence ATGAAATATGAGCATACCATCGGTCAGGTGGCGAAATCTGCGGGCTGCAAAGTACAAACCATCCGGTACTACGAACAAATCGGCCTGCTGCCCGCGCCCATCCGCTCAGAAGGCAATCAGCGGCTCTACACCGATCATGATATTCACAGGCTTTCCTTTATCCGCCATGCCCGCGACCTTGGCTTTCCTCTTGATGCCGTGCGGGAGCTGATCAGCATCTCTGACAGCCCAGATCACGCCTGCGATACCGCCGATGAAATCGCTGCCAAACAACTCGCCGATGTCCGCGCCCGCATCGAACGCTTGCAAGCGTTGGAAAAAGAACTCAGCCGAATGCTGGATCACTGCAAAGGCGGGAAAGCATCTGATTGTCTGGTTCTGGAAACGTTAAGCGACCACAGCTTATGCGTGACAGAAGACCATAAGAACCCTGGTTAG
- a CDS encoding DUF1127 domain-containing protein translates to MATLVSKSATHAAHHGVFGKVFDSIVHAYRVRKTEAALYALDDRELADIGLSRGDIHNVSRDI, encoded by the coding sequence ATGGCTACTTTAGTTTCAAAATCAGCAACACACGCAGCACACCACGGTGTATTCGGTAAAGTCTTCGACAGCATTGTTCACGCATACCGCGTTCGCAAAACAGAAGCTGCCCTTTACGCACTTGATGATCGTGAACTTGCTGACATCGGTCTAAGCCGCGGTGACATCCACAACGTCTCTCGCGACATCTAA
- a CDS encoding gamma-glutamylcyclotransferase, translating into MRKYDLVLEPDLPPVDHPLPDFVPNEDLWIFGYGSLMWRPGFDHKGIHDARLYGYHRAFCVSSVVHRGTHENPGLVLGLDRGGSCRGKAIRCPSDIREPVVDYLYRREMVTRVYVPKMVRLKLGGSGEWVDALTFVADPSHEQYCGRPSVEEAARIIARASGRGGPNRDYLVSTVEHLDEFGISDGPLHAILKLVDKLQD; encoded by the coding sequence ATGCGTAAATATGATCTGGTTCTGGAACCTGACCTGCCACCGGTGGATCATCCCCTACCGGATTTTGTGCCCAACGAAGATCTCTGGATTTTCGGGTATGGATCGTTGATGTGGCGTCCGGGCTTTGATCATAAAGGTATCCATGACGCGCGCCTTTACGGATATCACCGCGCTTTTTGTGTCTCGTCCGTTGTGCATCGGGGGACCCATGAGAACCCAGGGCTGGTCCTTGGCCTTGATCGGGGGGGCTCCTGCCGTGGGAAAGCGATCCGCTGTCCGTCTGACATTCGCGAACCTGTCGTGGATTATCTCTATCGCAGGGAAATGGTGACGCGGGTGTATGTGCCGAAGATGGTGCGCTTAAAACTTGGGGGGAGCGGGGAGTGGGTTGATGCGCTCACCTTTGTGGCGGATCCGTCCCATGAACAATATTGCGGCCGCCCTTCCGTAGAAGAAGCGGCCCGCATCATAGCTCGCGCCTCAGGGCGCGGCGGTCCCAACAGGGATTATCTGGTTAGCACGGTCGAACATCTTGATGAATTTGGCATCAGTGATGGTCCGCTCCACGCTATCCTGAAACTGGTTGATAAGCTTCAGGACTAA
- a CDS encoding DMT family transporter, with amino-acid sequence MAPQSQSLSQDLYIRAMPFIFVFLWSTGFIGAKLGLPYVEPMTFLAIRFVVCMILMLPVVIFTKTLWPNRGIDWFHIGMAGLLMHGGYLGFVFWSIGEGVPAGTSALIAGVQPLIVAALAGIFLSEKVSIRQWSGLLLGLAGVFLVVLDKLDIGEGTVFGMALSFFALLSIAFGTLYQKKFCSTMDLKSGNFIQFIVASIYFTGFAFLFETREIIWHMDLIIALAWLILVLSLGAVTLLYILLRKGAAASVSSLFFLVPPSTAIVAYFLFGETLTGNSMIGMGVTIVGVALVNLNFGKAKHA; translated from the coding sequence ATGGCCCCGCAATCCCAGTCTCTTAGTCAGGACCTGTATATCAGGGCCATGCCGTTCATTTTTGTGTTTCTCTGGAGTACCGGATTTATCGGCGCCAAGCTGGGTCTTCCTTATGTGGAGCCGATGACCTTCCTCGCCATTCGGTTTGTGGTCTGCATGATTTTGATGCTGCCTGTGGTGATATTTACAAAAACACTATGGCCGAACAGAGGCATCGACTGGTTCCATATCGGCATGGCGGGTCTTTTGATGCATGGGGGATATCTGGGCTTTGTCTTCTGGTCCATTGGCGAAGGCGTGCCCGCAGGGACATCCGCGCTGATCGCAGGGGTGCAGCCTTTGATCGTTGCGGCCCTTGCCGGTATTTTCCTCTCGGAAAAAGTATCCATCCGTCAGTGGTCGGGTCTTTTGCTGGGCCTCGCCGGTGTGTTTCTTGTGGTGCTGGATAAACTGGATATTGGTGAAGGCACCGTTTTCGGCATGGCTCTCAGCTTCTTTGCCCTTCTCAGTATCGCTTTTGGCACCCTCTATCAGAAGAAGTTTTGTTCCACCATGGATCTCAAAAGTGGCAACTTCATCCAGTTCATTGTGGCCTCCATCTATTTCACAGGCTTTGCTTTCCTGTTTGAAACCCGTGAAATTATTTGGCACATGGACCTGATCATTGCCCTTGCGTGGCTTATTCTAGTGTTGTCATTGGGCGCGGTGACTTTACTTTATATTCTGCTGAGGAAAGGCGCTGCGGCATCGGTTTCCAGCCTGTTTTTCCTTGTACCGCCCTCCACCGCCATCGTGGCCTATTTCCTGTTTGGTGAAACGCTCACCGGAAATTCCATGATCGGGATGGGGGTGACCATTGTGGGCGTGGCGCTGGTGAACCTGAATTTTGGAAAGGCCAAACATGCGTAA
- a CDS encoding DUF2125 domain-containing protein, with translation MTKFRIAIFAIILALGGYVFWWYQVSEAALTETKKSIAAMKQDGLKVEYSNMATDGFPYRVRLTISDVKIEGTEPARGGSYAFSADSVWAIAQPWNLKHVIFGTEGKTELKVQEGEGLATFLPKTVLGSITMEKAAELKALALDTNDITVIGKDEAAQITIKRAQLHMRQTEVVEKQPEHKDSPASEKAIRSTEAALRINDILLPDMGGENALGREISNAALLLEWPGQPQNFLDERNLSKWSQTGDALDIKSAELNWKDGRLKANGTLTLDEKQRLLGTLTPEIWGYAALLDRSGVLKAGGTPPEFMAMILGMMNKKDEKGEDYLSLPMTFQDGWATLGPLKLFELEPLL, from the coding sequence ATGACGAAATTCCGTATTGCCATCTTTGCCATTATCCTTGCCCTCGGCGGATATGTCTTCTGGTGGTATCAGGTGTCAGAGGCGGCCCTCACCGAGACGAAGAAGTCCATCGCCGCGATGAAGCAGGATGGCCTTAAAGTTGAGTATTCCAATATGGCAACGGATGGTTTTCCGTATCGGGTGCGCCTCACCATCTCGGACGTGAAAATTGAAGGTACTGAGCCCGCTCGCGGTGGCAGTTACGCATTTTCCGCAGACAGCGTCTGGGCAATTGCACAGCCGTGGAACCTGAAACATGTCATCTTCGGGACAGAAGGGAAAACGGAACTGAAAGTACAGGAAGGCGAGGGCCTTGCTACCTTCCTTCCAAAAACTGTTCTTGGCAGCATTACCATGGAAAAAGCGGCAGAACTGAAAGCCCTTGCCCTTGATACCAATGACATCACAGTGATTGGCAAAGATGAAGCGGCCCAGATCACCATCAAACGGGCCCAACTTCATATGCGTCAAACCGAGGTCGTTGAAAAACAGCCGGAACATAAAGATAGCCCAGCCAGCGAAAAGGCGATCAGATCAACCGAGGCTGCCTTGCGTATCAACGACATACTTCTGCCAGATATGGGCGGAGAGAATGCCCTTGGACGAGAGATTTCAAACGCCGCCCTCCTTCTTGAATGGCCGGGTCAGCCACAGAATTTCCTGGATGAAAGAAATCTGTCCAAATGGAGCCAAACCGGGGATGCGCTTGACATCAAATCGGCGGAGCTTAACTGGAAAGATGGTCGCCTGAAAGCAAATGGCACTCTGACACTGGACGAAAAACAACGCCTTTTGGGAACTCTGACACCGGAGATTTGGGGATATGCAGCGCTGCTGGATCGCTCCGGCGTTTTGAAGGCCGGCGGCACGCCGCCGGAATTTATGGCGATGATTTTGGGAATGATGAATAAAAAGGACGAAAAGGGAGAAGATTACCTCTCCCTTCCCATGACATTTCAGGATGGCTGGGCCACATTGGGTCCGCTAAAGCTGTTTGAACTGGAGCCTTTACTATAA
- a CDS encoding prephenate/arogenate dehydrogenase family protein — MSDTAQFKKLALIGIGLIGSSIARGVRQKGLAEEIVCSARTHDTRRVAMELGVVDHAYEHSADAVKGADLVIFCTPVGTYGKIAEEIAPHLEKGALISDVGSVKKTVVDSIEPHIPEGVDFVAAHPVAGTEKSGPAAGFAELFQSRWCILTPSAKSRDEAVEKLSDFWAALGSNVETMDPKHHDLVLAITSHVPHLIAYNIVGTADDLEEVTQSEVIKYSAGGFRDFTRIAASDPTMWRDVFLHNKDAVLEMLGRFTEDLSALQRAIRWDDGDTLFQMFSRTRAIRRQIIDAGQETAETDFGRAPKGEGE; from the coding sequence ATGTCTGACACCGCCCAGTTCAAGAAACTTGCCCTGATCGGTATTGGCCTGATCGGATCATCCATTGCACGGGGGGTCCGCCAAAAAGGACTGGCAGAGGAAATCGTCTGTTCCGCCCGTACCCACGATACCCGCCGTGTCGCCATGGAACTTGGGGTTGTGGATCACGCCTATGAGCATTCAGCGGATGCGGTCAAGGGTGCAGATCTGGTTATTTTCTGCACACCTGTTGGTACTTACGGCAAAATTGCTGAAGAAATTGCCCCGCATCTTGAAAAGGGTGCATTGATCAGTGATGTGGGCTCTGTGAAAAAGACAGTTGTGGATTCCATCGAACCTCATATTCCGGAAGGTGTTGATTTCGTGGCCGCCCACCCGGTTGCAGGTACAGAAAAATCAGGTCCGGCGGCAGGTTTTGCCGAACTGTTCCAAAGCCGTTGGTGTATCCTGACACCCTCTGCCAAATCCCGTGATGAAGCGGTGGAAAAGCTCTCTGATTTTTGGGCAGCCCTCGGCAGTAATGTCGAGACAATGGACCCTAAACACCACGATCTGGTGTTGGCGATTACCTCTCATGTACCGCACTTGATCGCCTACAACATTGTGGGAACGGCGGATGATCTGGAAGAGGTGACACAATCCGAGGTGATTAAATACTCTGCCGGTGGTTTCCGTGACTTTACCCGTATCGCAGCTTCCGACCCTACTATGTGGCGGGACGTGTTCCTGCACAACAAGGATGCGGTTCTGGAAATGCTGGGGCGCTTTACAGAAGATCTGTCTGCCTTGCAACGGGCGATCCGTTGGGATGATGGGGATACGCTATTTCAGATGTTCTCCCGCACCCGGGCGATCCGCCGTCAGATCATTGATGCGGGTCAGGAAACGGCCGAAACAGACTTTGGCCGTGCTCCCAAAGGCGAAGGTGAATAG
- the hisC gene encoding histidinol-phosphate transaminase, translating to MTALIPTPKSGILEITPYVGGKSKAGDNKKVAKLSSNETPLGASPKAQDALNGLGAELQLYPDGGFSALIEAIADVHDLPATNLICGNGSDEILSLIANAYAGPGDEVLYSQHGFLVYELAALANGATPVQAPEKDLTTDVDALLAAVTDKTKILFLANPNNPTGTYISTDEVKRLHAGLPGNVLLVLDAAYAEYVAREDYEAGVELVRENDNVIMTRTFSKIYGLAALRLGWAYGPDAVIDVLHRIRGPFNVNAAAQIAGIAAVKDQAFIDEARAHNAKWMPILLQSLRGMGLKVPESVGNFLLMDFAETGKDAVEADKFLMERGLILRNVASYGLPTCLRMSIGTDEDNRNVIDALREFLE from the coding sequence ATGACTGCACTTATTCCTACACCAAAATCCGGTATTCTGGAAATTACCCCATATGTTGGCGGTAAATCCAAAGCAGGCGATAACAAGAAAGTTGCCAAACTATCTTCAAACGAGACACCACTTGGCGCAAGCCCAAAAGCGCAAGACGCGCTGAACGGTTTGGGCGCTGAACTTCAGCTTTATCCTGATGGTGGGTTCTCTGCCCTTATTGAGGCCATTGCGGACGTTCATGATCTACCAGCCACAAATCTGATTTGTGGTAATGGGTCTGACGAGATCCTTTCCCTGATCGCCAACGCATATGCAGGCCCCGGGGATGAGGTTCTCTATTCCCAGCATGGATTTCTGGTCTACGAACTGGCGGCCCTTGCCAATGGCGCAACCCCTGTTCAAGCCCCTGAGAAGGATCTGACAACAGATGTGGATGCATTGCTTGCCGCGGTTACAGACAAAACCAAAATTCTGTTCCTGGCAAACCCGAACAACCCAACAGGGACGTATATTTCCACCGATGAAGTAAAGCGTTTGCACGCGGGTCTTCCAGGAAATGTTCTGCTGGTTCTGGATGCAGCTTACGCGGAATATGTCGCGCGTGAAGATTACGAAGCGGGTGTCGAACTGGTGCGTGAGAATGATAACGTGATCATGACACGCACATTCTCAAAGATTTATGGTCTTGCTGCTTTGCGCCTTGGCTGGGCCTATGGTCCGGATGCTGTGATTGACGTTCTGCACCGTATTCGGGGGCCGTTCAATGTGAACGCGGCGGCACAGATTGCTGGTATCGCGGCAGTGAAAGATCAGGCGTTTATTGATGAGGCACGCGCCCATAATGCCAAATGGATGCCAATTCTTTTACAGTCCTTGCGCGGTATGGGTCTGAAAGTTCCGGAAAGCGTTGGAAACTTCCTACTGATGGATTTTGCCGAAACGGGTAAAGACGCGGTGGAAGCCGATAAGTTTCTGATGGAGCGTGGTCTGATCTTGCGTAATGTGGCGTCATATGGTCTTCCAACATGCCTACGTATGTCAATTGGAACCGATGAAGACAACCGCAACGTCATTGACGCTTTGAGAGAATTTCTGGAGTAG
- a CDS encoding chorismate mutase, translating to MSKTNKKLEELRAEVDRLDDELLKVLEKRIAIVKDIAAAKEDDGTAIAFRPGREAAVIRRRLAAHSSDLPDAVVARIWREIISAVCRMQKPMSVSITAPEKSVGYWDLARNHFGSATPMTLHKSPTVVLREVSADPTVLGVMPWKNIERDTWWEHLAQGGEDVPKILAALPFTQNGTGRFEDLNALVIGQASPEPSGEDVTLFVVVTEGEVSRARLNEYMEKAGLPGHCLDSRSPAVEEGDSLHLFEVPDFLHNDDTRLKAFNEILGDNLIKTVILGAYAVAIDS from the coding sequence GTGAGCAAAACAAATAAAAAACTGGAAGAATTGCGCGCTGAGGTAGATCGTCTGGATGACGAACTGCTGAAGGTTCTGGAAAAACGTATTGCCATTGTAAAAGATATCGCAGCGGCAAAGGAAGATGATGGGACCGCCATTGCGTTCCGTCCGGGTCGTGAGGCTGCCGTCATTCGTCGTCGTTTGGCTGCCCATTCAAGTGATCTGCCGGACGCGGTAGTTGCGCGCATCTGGCGGGAGATTATCTCAGCCGTATGCCGGATGCAAAAGCCGATGTCTGTTTCCATCACGGCACCAGAAAAATCTGTGGGTTATTGGGATCTGGCGCGCAACCATTTTGGGTCAGCGACCCCCATGACACTGCACAAATCCCCAACGGTTGTTCTACGCGAAGTATCCGCCGACCCAACTGTGCTGGGCGTGATGCCCTGGAAAAATATTGAACGGGATACCTGGTGGGAACATTTGGCGCAAGGAGGGGAAGACGTCCCCAAAATTCTGGCGGCGTTACCATTTACCCAAAATGGGACCGGCCGTTTCGAAGACTTGAACGCCTTGGTTATTGGGCAGGCATCGCCAGAGCCTTCAGGTGAAGACGTTACTCTCTTTGTTGTGGTTACAGAAGGGGAAGTGAGTCGGGCCCGACTTAATGAATATATGGAAAAGGCAGGCTTGCCCGGGCATTGTCTGGATAGCCGGTCACCCGCTGTTGAAGAAGGCGACTCGCTCCATCTGTTTGAGGTTCCTGATTTCTTGCATAACGACGACACCCGTCTTAAAGCATTTAATGAAATACTGGGTGATAATCTCATCAAAACCGTAATTCTTGGCGCCTACGCGGTTGCCATCGATAGTTAA